GTGCCGAATTAGGCATGAGCAAGGTTATACATGACCTGTTTTATGGCGAAAGCGGTTATGACAGCTATGGCAATATTACCAGCCAGAGTAACGGCGTGGCCGGTATGGAAGCCAGTGAAACTTTTGTTTATGACGGCCTGCACCGCCTGACTTCGGCAACAGTGTCGGCTATGGGCGGTGACGCCACTATATATTATGCCTATGATGCGGTTGGTAATATTACCAAGAAGTCTGATTATTCTGCCAATACGGCCGATGCTTATGTTTATGTGGATGGCAGTAATAAAATTCAGGAAATTACCTTACAGGATAACAGCAAAGTAACCTTTGATTACGATGCCATGGGGAATCAGACCAAGCGTAACGGTAATAACGAGGTTGCTTATAACACCTTTAATAAGCCGGTAACTATCAATAAAAATAATGCGCAGCTGGCGTTTACCTATGGTGCTGATTTGTCCCGTTACCTGCAGCAGCGCACGGTTAACGGTAAAACCATAACCACCCATTATATCGATAAGGCTTATGAGGTGGAGTTTGAAGGCAGCCAACGGAAATCCCGCACCTATATCGGCAGCACTGCCATTATCACCGACGGCAACCAGGAAGGAGATAAGACCCTGCGCTTTACCCTGCGCGACCGTTTGGGCAGTACTACGACTTTTGCCGATCACAACGGTTATGCCAGGGTTTACCGTCATTTTGATCCCTTTGGTAAACCCAGAAACGGCGAGTGGAGCCTGTTGTCAGGCTTTGATGCGCCGCCGCGCCTGGATGCGAACCTGACCGCGAATGAGCTAGCCGATCGTCGTGGTTTTACCGACCATGAGCATTTGGATGAGGTTGAGCTTATTCATATGAACGGGCGGGTGTATGACTATAATGTTGGCCGGTTTATGAGTGTTGATCCTGTGATTCAGGAGCCGGGGAATAGTCAGAGTATTAACCCTTATTCTTATTTGATGAATAATCCTATGGCGGGGACGGATCCTACCGGGTATATGGGGTGTGCGGCTTCGGCTATTGATGCTAAGTGTCAGAGTCTTTCTAGTGCCCAGGGTGGGTTTAAGGAAAGTGCTATGGCTAAGCAGAGTGCGTTGTCGGCTGGGATTTCTCTTGCGGGTAGGGCGGCCAGGAGTAATGGTGCGGTTAAGCAAGTGTTGCAAACTCTTTCTAAGCAAATTGGAATGCAGCGCCCTATAGATATAGGGTCGCAGAAGAGTGTGTCGGAAGGCCAGGAAAGTAATAATAGTGGCGGTTATGGTGATGAAGATGCTGGGTTCTTTGACAAAGGCTGTCTGAATTGTCGTTATTTTCATGGTAATCCAGATGGAGCGTCTGACGGACTGCCTGGGCATGAAATGTTTGATTCTATTGAAGAAGGGTATCAAGAGCTTTTTGACCTTTTAGAAGAATACCGTAAAAATATGATGGAAGCATATATCGAGTTTATGATCACAGGGATAACTGCTGAGATTGGTGGTGCGATTTTAGGGAGAGCTGCCGCTGGTTATATTAATGGGTTGAAAGCTGCTAGAGGTTCTGGACCTGCTCCAGGTATGTTAAGTTTGCATGCAGCATCCAAGTCAAATAAAGCTGTATTAAATTACACACCTAAAAATAATCAAATTGTAGAATATATATTTGATACAAGTACAAATACTTTTGTTGTCGGAGTAATAAAAAATAATAAGAGTGTTTATAAGCACTATCAATTGGCTACTGCAATAGGCGCTAATCGAAATACGCCTACTATTGTTGGTGGGATGTTACATAGAGGTAAGAATGGTGCATTAAAAACTGATGAATATAGTGGAACTTTTTATGAAAATTGGAATGCTCAAACAAGAAGGCAATTTGTAGAAGGTATGAAAAAGTTAGGTGTTACAGTAGAGCATTCCATGTAGGAGAAGATTATGTGGGATAGAAAAAAGATTAAGGAGAAAGTGATAAGTTCTTCTGATAAATATGGTTTCAACAATAAGCAACAGGAGAGCCAGCTATTGAGAATACTAGTTGGTTGTAAAGCTCAGGAGGTTTATGAAGGGTTGATAGCCATATTTATGGAAGAGCATGAAAACTCTCCAATTCGCCAAGAGTTTGCGGGAAGACTTTTATATCAAATTAACCCTGAAGCTGAATTTGATATAAAAAATGAACTAAAAAAGTGTTTACCTTATTTTGATCGCAGTGTGGAGCATATGCCTTTTTATTTTGTAAAGCAATGCGGTATTGCAGAGGTTATGAGAGTAGTTGAAACTTATCAGAAGCATAATCTTTCAGATAGAGAAAATGAATCTTTACGTACTATTAAGTTTTGGCTTAATAATTATGAAGGATGGATAGAGAGAACCGGAGGATCAATATAATCGAAACAAAACAAACAAAAGGACAAAAGGGGATAAAACAGGCGCAAGCGCTTATTTGAATTAGGCTGGTTTATGCGCTGTTTAAATGAACATATTGCGGTGCAGGCTAATAAGGAGGATAACTGCAAAGGCCGCTTCTGGGAAGGGCGCTTTAAATCCCAGGCCCTGTTGGATGATACCGCTTTACTGGCCTGCATGGTTTATGTAGATTTAAATCCGGTGCGGGCGGCGATAGCTGATACCCCGGAAGATTCAGACTTCACCAGCATTCAGCAGCGGATAAAGGCGCTGGCCGGTGCCAGGAAAACCCAACAATTGCAACCTGCTTCAGGTGCTTCCTGAGTTTTTAAATGGCAGAAAAGCTTTTGAACATTACGCAAAGCATTCTAAAGGCGTGATAATAGGAAAGAAAGGTAAGTTGAAGGCTAAACCTGGTGGAGCGGATGTGCCAGAGTTTACTTCTTATGATGCTTATATTAGTGCAGCTAGATCATTCTGGTCTCCTTCAGTCCGTTCTGGAGTTTTACAAGGGACACGGGCTGATGGCTCTATTCTTCGTTTTGAACAATCTACTGGATATTTTGGTGTAATGAGAAATGGAAAAATTAGTACTTTCTTTAGACCTGATGGTGATGCTGCAGCACAGCTTAAATACTTTAAGGATCAATTATGACAAAAATTGACTTGAAACAAGTTTGTTCCATGATTTTATCAAAGCTAGGGTTTTCTGATGAAACTCTATCTTCTCTTATCGATAAGTGGCGATGTTTTGTAGAAGAGTGCGAGGAAGGATATCAATGGAATTTCTCTGAATATAAAAATGAAATTCGTGTCAGATACCTTATTCAGAACTTAATGGATGATGAAAAATTATCTAAGGGGGAAGAGTTTAAAGAAGTATTTGCCGAAATAGAAAAGCTTGATCAGAGGTTTAAAGCTCTTTTACAACCAAATATTGTAATAGATAAAGGTGATGGGTGGTGGGACAAAAGTGTTCTCAATAAGGCTGGGTATGATTATTGCCAATATATGTATGATGTTTATGGAGTTATAGTCGAAAATGTTGATGAAAAGTAATAGACATAAGAAATAATAGTAAATAGCAGGTGGGAATGTTTCTATTTTAAGTCCAGAATATAAGCCATGAATGTTGTTAAGAAAGTAATCAATGTGCAACAAAAAGATGGCTCTATTAGTGAATATAATATTTCATTTGATGTTACGAAAGAGCCTGCTGTATCTATAATATTTGATTATGAGGCAGAACAAGTATTTAAAGAAAGAGATTTTTTTAACTGTCTTAAATTAATTAGAGTTTATTTTGATAAGGCAGGAGCTAAGGTTTTGTGTAATGGAGCAAGGATCGATGTTTATCCATCAAGAATGTCTAGAGACACGGGAAGGGGGAGAAAAGCTTATGTGCTCGTGCAGGGGAGACAAGCACTAAGAACAGATTTGGTAGATATTTTTGACGCTGCTGCACCAGACCTGATAGGTTGCATCTGAAGCTTTAGGTAACCCAAAAAATATTGAATTTACCAAAGTAATAAGACCTAGAACTCAGCAGCGAATTAAAAGATGTGATCGCTGTACTAGTAAATATGGTGAAGAGCAAGATTAGGATATATAAAAATGTTCAGTTCAATTAGTAAAGTGAAATGGGACGAGTTACAGCAAGCACATGGGAAAGCTACTCATGTGCCAAGTGCTCTTTCTGATTTGATTTCTGGTGATTCTCAAAAGGAAGAGGATGCATATTGGAAACTTGATAACCATGTTGTGCTACAAGGTGATTTATATGAGTCTGCATTTCATATATTACCATTTTTATATGAGATCCTTGGGTCTGAAGTCACTAATGGACGAGAGCGTGTTTATGACCTGTTATTTGAGATTGCAAATGGTTACGAAGCTCAGGAGGTTAGCTGTCAGTTAAATGGAGAGATTTTGTCTCTTACAGATGCGTGCCGCAAATCGATTGTTCAGCAAAAAGATTTATTTTTTAAAGAGGTCTTTGATACTTCATCAAGGTACAGAAGTAAAGCTTTAGAGCTACTTAGTTCGTTTGATGAAGTAAAAAATGACGTAATTGAAAAGCTTTCTAGTATTAAGAGCACTGAGCAAGATAAGTCATTTGAATCTGAGTTATCAGAAATAATTGAAGCACTCAAATCAGAAATGTAAAAGCAAAGGAGGGCACTCTAGGGCAGCAAAAGGGGAGGGCAGCAAAAGGGGACACCCCTAAATTTGCTTAACTGAAAATTGCGGTCTAAATGCCACTTTATTCACGTTGCCGGCAGTCCCATGAAAATGAAAGCCTGGGCGGAGAAAAACCGGCGTAGATGGTGCTGCACCCATATGTCTTTGCAATTATATGCCGGTTAGCTTTCTATATGGAAGAAGGAGGAGCTAGGTTTAATTTTAGGGATGTCTCTTTTTGTTTTATCGCGGTTATTGCTGCGAGCAACAGCTTGGCCAAAGCAGGCTTTAAAGTAGGTTAACTTACTGATTATTATTGTGAAAAAAGACCTTTGAAATTTTCCTGAAAAACACTTCTGAACCATTGATTTATCCCCGAAAATGGTCTTTTATGGATTCTACCCTGCATCAGCTGAAACAGCTCGTGTTATGGAATCTGGTTCATTGTTGCATGTTACTGGTACTATTAATAATAAATTTTCTAAACCTATGAGTGCCAGTAAAGCTCAAGCAGCAGGCTTTGAGTTAATTAGTACAGGGCCTATGAGCGCCGTCCATAATTTTGGGGTGCAAAAGTCAACTAAAGGTAGGCCTTTAAAAACGTCTGAATCTGTGACTACTATTTATAGGAAACTTTAATGAGAATATCAGTATGAATATGGAAGAGATAATGTCTTATTTGTTAAATAGGAGTGCTCCTGGTTTACCTGCATCCGAACTTTCAGAAATATTAGATCGATTGATTTGGTATATGGATGATAACGGGGGGGAAATAGAAGATGTGCGTAATAAATGGCTTGCATCTGATGATAAACGAAAAGTTGAGGTTGCTCTGGGGATGTCTGACACATTTCCTTTTGATACAAGAGATAAACTAAAAGCTTGTTTTGATCGTATTATTAATGAATGGCCAGATTTAGATGCTGATTGTCAAAAAATTTTAGAAACTTGGGATAAACAATTTAAATAAAAAAAGTACGAAGGAGCAAAAGAAAAACAAAAAACAAAAGGGGACACCCCTAAATTTGAACAACTGAAAATTGCGGTCTAAGCTTTAATGAACGTGAATAACGTCATAGAGATAAAGCCATGACCCGCGCCAGAAAACATCAGGTCTGCTTAGAAGAAACGCCCTACTACCACTGCATTTGCCGCTGTGTTCGTAGGGCGTTTCTGTGTGGCGAAGATAAAAGTACCGGACAAAACTTTGATCACAGAAAGCAGTGGTTGGTAGATAAAATTACTCAGCTTGCTGAGGTATTCGCCATTGATGTTTGCGCCTATGCCATTATGAGTAATCATTATCATCTGGTGTTGAGAGTAAACCAGCAGGAAGCGCAGCAAAAGCAAAAGCAAAAGGGGACACCCCTAAATTTGATTAACTGAAAACAGCTGTCTAGGCTTTAGCTAAGGTGAAACTAATCGCTGAGGTTTAAGCCATGACCCGCGCCCGTAAATAACAAAAGGGGACACCCCTAAATTTGATTAACTGAATAAATAACAAAGAATAACAAAAGGGGACACCCCTAAATTTGATTAACTGAAAACAGCTGTCTAGGCTTTAGCTAAGGTGAAACTAATCGCTGAGGTTTAAGCCATGACCCGCGCCCGTAAAGAACAAGTGTTTTTAGACGAAACGCCCTACTATCACTGCATCTGCCGCTGTGTTCGCAGGGCGTTTTTGTGTGGTGAAGATGAAACTACCGGCCAAAATTTTGACCACAGAAAAGAATGGCTGGTAGATAAAGTTACCCAGTTGGCCTCTGTGTTTGCCGTTGATATTTGTGCCTATGCCATTATGAGTAATCACTACCATTTAGTGCTTAGGGTTAATCAGCATCAAGCAAAACAGTGGGATAGCCGGGAGGTGGCATTACGCTGGATGCAGTTGTTTAAAGGCCATCCGCTGGTTGATCGCTATTTGTCTGATACTCAAACCACACAAGCCGAAACAGACAAAGCATTGGAACTGATAGAAACCTGGCGTAAGCGCTTATTCGAGTTGGGTTGGTTTATGCGTTGTTTAAATGAGCATATCGCAGTGCAGGCGAATAAGGAAGATAACTGCAAAGGCCGTTTCTGGGAAGGGCGTTTTAAATCGCAAGCCCTGCTGGATGACACCGCACTGTTGGCCTGCATGGCATATGTAGATCTAAACCCGGTACGGGCAGCAATTGCCGATACCCCAGAGAGTTCAGACTTCACCAGTATTCAGCTGCGAATAAAAGCTTTGGCCGGTGCGCAAAAAACACAGCAGCTACAGCCTTCGCAAATAGTGCCTTTTACCGGCTATAAACCCCACGGCAAACCAAGCCCGGGTTTGCCGTTTAAGTTATTTGATTATTTAACTTTGGTGGAGTGGACCGGCCGTTGTGTTCGGGAAGATAAACGTGGTTTTATTCCGCCTGACATTCAACCCCTGTTTGAACGTCTTAATATCAATGAAGAAGACTGGCTGATGGTGGTAAAAGACTTTAACCGGCACTTTATCAATGCCGCCGGCAGCCCGTCAAAACTACGGGCCTGGGCGGGAAAAAGCCATAGTAAGTGGTGTTGTACACATATGTCGTTGCAGTTATATGCCGGGTAAGCTTAGGGGCTCACCTTTCCTAGCCGGTAACATGATAAGTGTATTACCGGCTAATTCATCAAAAACTGCTGTGGTTAAAACTGCGGCAGCAGCACGCTGTCAATTATCCATACTATGCCGTTGCTGGTCTTAACGCCCTGGCAGTTAACCTGTGACTGGTTAACAAAAGGAGCGCCGTTTTGGCGGTTTAAGAATACTTTTTGTTCCGCTAAGGTCGATACCTTGCGAGTGAAGTATGGGCGGCGGGCATCCACTTTGCCGTCTATTACGTGATAGAGTAAAGCGGTTGTCAGCAGCGCGCTATCGTCTAAAAGGGCCTGTAAGATCGGGCCGGGTACGTTGTTAAAAGCATCGTTTGTCGGTGCAAATACGGTGAAGTTGCCAGCGCCGTTTACCGCGTCAACTAAATTTGCTGCCGTTAGTGCCGTTACCAGGGTACTTAATGCCGGGGTGGCAATTGCGGCTTCGGCAATTGTGCCGTCAAATTGCACTGCTTTGGTTTTTAAACACTGAAATTTTCCCTTACCCCAGCTTGCTTGTGTCGGTGAACTTAAGGCAACCGCCAACACCAGAAAAAAAGTATAAAAATATTTCATTTTTAACCTCCAAAACAACATTTAAAGGAATACTGTTTGTTAACCTCATACGAGGTTTGTAGCGCAAACGACAGCATGATGCTTGCTCTGGACTCTAATACGGGGGCTGTGTAAAAAAGGATCAAGCGTTTTTTAGAAAGAGAAATAAGAAGCGGGGAACCGGAGATAAGATAAGGCAATTATTCTCAGCCGGAAAAGGTGAAATATTAAGGGGTTACCTGCCAGCTGCACAGCTTGGTATACAGTGCCGGAAAATCAGCAAAATATTAAATACTGTCACGGCCTGATTTATTCCACTTTTTGTACTACAGCTTAGTTACCTGGCATACCCCTGGAGGTACTAAAAAACAAAAGCGACCATATACGTTAATGCCGATCAGTTAAGAATTTGATCGGTTGACCGATCCAAACGATCATGCAAAATCCGTAGTTAGGAAACTGACTGCGGATTTTTTTATGAACATCGAACAAGCATTACAAACCACCCTTGAAGAGAGCACCCGATACCATACGTTTGAAAAACTGTCTGAAATTCTAACCCCTCAAATTATTGAGCAAGGTTTTCAACAAGCAGGGATAGCTACCGTTCGCAAAAGAAGATTGCCATTAGAAGCTGTTTTGTGGTCGGTTATTGGTATGGCAATGTTTAGAAAGGAATCTGTCTGGAATATCGCTAATAAGCTCGACATCATGCTACCTGGTAAAAATCAACTAGTCGCACCAAGCGCTATGGTACAAGCCAGACAACGTTTAGGTGATGAATCCGTTAAGCAAGTTTTCAATAAATCAGCTGAATCTATGTATGAACAACAAGCGTTTGAAACATGGAGTGGTTTAAATCTATTAGCTGTTGACGGTGTGGTTTGGCGAACAGCTGATACTCCCGATAACCGTAAAGCGTTTACTTCAGGCAGTAACCAATATGGCGAAACGGGATTCCCTCAAATCCGTATGGTATGTCATATGGAATTGACCAGCCATCAATTAATCAGCAGTGAATTTGATAACTATAAAACCAATGAAATGAAGTTGGCTGAACGTTTAATTGAGCGTACCCCAGACAATTCACTGACTATGTTTGATAAAGGTTATTACTCTCTAGGTTTGTTAAATCGCTGGCATCAGAGCGGAAAGGAGCGGCATTGGTTAATCCCTGCAAGACCTGATTTACAATATGAAATCATCTCTTCTGTGGGTAAGAATGATCACATCATCGAACTAAAAACGACTATGCACGCACAGAAGAACTTCCCTGATGTTCCTAAAACAATCAATGCGAGATTAATCAGCAAAACGATAAAAGGTAAAAGTTATCACATATTAACGTCGATGACGGACAGGTTGCGCTTTCCTGGAAGTGAGATTGTTGAGCTATATTGTCATCGCTGGGAGATAGAACTGGGTTATAGAGAAATAAAGCAGACAATGCTTGATAGTTCATATCACTTGAGAAGTAAGCGGCCAGATATGGTTAGGCAAGAGCTATGGGGGGTATTACTCGCGTATAACCTGATCAGGCGTATCATGACTATGGCTGCAAGTAAAGCAGGTGGCATATGGGCTAACCAGCTTAGTTTCTCAAGTTGTTCAATGGCGGTCATTCAATATTTCTCATCGGTATCAATCATGAGTCCTGGAAATATCCCTATGCACTGGGAACACCTGTTAAATACCTTGAGCTTATTTAAATTACCAATAAGACGTGAAGATAGGAAATATCCGAGGTGCATTAAACCGAAACCTTCAAAGTATCCCCATAAAAAGAAAAATGCCAGTCAGCTTAACTGACCGGCATTGACCATATACGTCCCTTTTTGTTTCATCGCGGTTATTGCTGCGAGCAACAGCCTAGCCAAAGCAGGCTTTTAAGGTGCGTTAACTTGCTGATTATTGTTGTGAAAAAAGACCTTTGAAATTCTCCTGGAAAACACTTCTGAGCCGTTGATTTATCCCCAAAAATGGTCTTTTATTAAGGGTGCAATCCATATTAAAGGAGGGCGTCCATCCCGATATTTCTCACTTATTTACTGCGGCAACAATAGCCTTCGCTACTGTCGCCAACAAGCAGCAGTAAAAGCATCAAAAGTAGTCATTTAAGCCGCAACCCCTGAGTGCTGGAACACACAGAGGTTGCTAACCAACACGAACTTAAAAGGAGTCCGTTATGGCTGAATACCATCATACGCCAGAGCCTGGCCCGGCAAAAGGAAAATATCCTATTTATCGGAAACTTACCGTACTGGAAACCACCCGCGAGTCTGCCCCTAAAACCCGCGGCATCGGGATTAACTATGTGCCGGTAAGCCTTGAACCTTGCCTGGTGCTCAGGGGAAAGTGGCTCAGGCGGGCCGGTTTTACCGCCGGAAAAAAAGTGCTTGTGGTTATCCATCAGGATGAGTTGACCATCAAACCTCAACCGCTTGGTTGAACGCAAGCAACGGAGAAATAGCAAACAGCAAGCGAACAGGCTACTGCGCCTAAAGATTGGCGCAGTAGCTTTATGAATAACCTTTCATCTAATACGCCGTGTTCCTTGTCTGCTTTTTAACGTTTCCTGGCAGGGCAAACCGGGCCGCACCGTGCGCAGCCGCAGCCAGGACTTTACCGGCGTCAATATCTACCGGACGATGTAAAAGGGGATATCTCTAAATTTGATGAACTGAAAATTGCTTTGCCAAGCTCAGTGACGGATGGGCTGTTCTCTGCGGCGCTTTTGCCGCCGTTGCCTGCGGGTCCGGTTACACCGATGAAGCCGTGAGCGAGGGCTAGGGTATCTTGCATTTTGGCTGAAAAAGCTTATAAGGTGAAATTAGACCGGTTGCATGCCGGCACGCAAGCGTTACGGCCCGGGATAAGGGTATAATCCAATCCCCTTTGGGAAGGCCGCCAGTCCCGCTTAAACGTCAATAAACTGTTTTACTTTTTCCGGGTCAATATCAAAGCTGGGTTTTTGTTTGGCTTTCAGCTCTTCTTCCTGCAGCCAGAAAGGTTGGCGGGTAAAGCCGATATGGTAAGACACGGCTTCCAGCACCACCTGGTGCTCGCCTATGCGTAAAATGGAAAAGCTGCGCTCCATGCCGAGCAGTTTGCCTTTGGGAAATTCGTTGAGACAGCGGTTGATTAAGTCCATTTTCGCCTGGGTTTCAGACTCGGGTGGAATAGATTGCGGGTCAACCGTACCGACAACAATACGCTTTACATAACCCACTTCGGATAAGTCAAAGGTATTCACTGAGCTATTATTGTTTGAAGGTATCACCGCAATCTCCTTAATTTACCGGTTTATGGCTAAATCAATTCTAAGGCTTGGTTAAAGCTTAGTTAGAATCTGTGGCTGCCGCCGCGCCTTTGGGCACAGGTGCTATGGATTGCTGCAGAATATCCATTACCCGGGAAAGTCCTTCCGGGGTGCCGGTTTGTTTGGCGGTCACCTGTACGCCATATTTGGCCGAGTTGTCGCTTTTACGCTCGGTAGCGCTTGACGACGAAACCGAGCCGCTGACTTTCACCTTCACCGAGAAAGGCCCGATGCGGCCGCCACCTTCGGCGGAAAAGGCCGCCTGACGATCTGACTTCTTGGATTCGGAAAAGGACGACTTCACTTCCATGTTAAAAGATACGTCGACATTGTCCACCTGCAAGGTGGGCACTGAGACAATGGAAATAAAAGGCACACTTACTTCATAATCAGATCTGACTATATCTATGGTGCCGTCGGGATTTTCCTTGTGTTCGGGTTTGGAGAAGGAAAAGTCCACCATGCGGACTTTTTTCTGTTCGTCAAAACCCACATCGGTAATAAAATCTGAGGTCGCTTTGGCCAACATCACCTGGGCGTCGCAAGCTGCCGTTAACGGCCCGCCAATCAATGTATCCATGGGTAATCCCTGGAATTGATCTGACATTTGTACGAGTTCTCCTGCCATTTTAGATCTCCTTGATAATTAAAAATTA
This genomic window from Thalassomonas viridans contains:
- a CDS encoding transposase → MTRARKEQVFLDETPYYHCICRCVRRAFLCGEDETTGQNFDHRKEWLVDKVTQLASVFAVDICAYAIMSNHYHLVLRVNQHQAKQWDSREVALRWMQLFKGHPLVDRYLSDTQTTQAETDKALELIETWRKRLFELGWFMRCLNEHIAVQANKEDNCKGRFWEGRFKSQALLDDTALLACMAYVDLNPVRAAIADTPESSDFTSIQLRIKALAGAQKTQQLQPSQIVPFTGYKPHGKPSPGLPFKLFDYLTLVEWTGRCVREDKRGFIPPDIQPLFERLNINEEDWLMVVKDFNRHFINAAGSPSKLRAWAGKSHSKWCCTHMSLQLYAG
- a CDS encoding fasciclin domain-containing protein; this translates as MKYFYTFFLVLAVALSSPTQASWGKGKFQCLKTKAVQFDGTIAEAAIATPALSTLVTALTAANLVDAVNGAGNFTVFAPTNDAFNNVPGPILQALLDDSALLTTALLYHVIDGKVDARRPYFTRKVSTLAEQKVFLNRQNGAPFVNQSQVNCQGVKTSNGIVWIIDSVLLPQF
- a CDS encoding IS4 family transposase, with the translated sequence MNIEQALQTTLEESTRYHTFEKLSEILTPQIIEQGFQQAGIATVRKRRLPLEAVLWSVIGMAMFRKESVWNIANKLDIMLPGKNQLVAPSAMVQARQRLGDESVKQVFNKSAESMYEQQAFETWSGLNLLAVDGVVWRTADTPDNRKAFTSGSNQYGETGFPQIRMVCHMELTSHQLISSEFDNYKTNEMKLAERLIERTPDNSLTMFDKGYYSLGLLNRWHQSGKERHWLIPARPDLQYEIISSVGKNDHIIELKTTMHAQKNFPDVPKTINARLISKTIKGKSYHILTSMTDRLRFPGSEIVELYCHRWEIELGYREIKQTMLDSSYHLRSKRPDMVRQELWGVLLAYNLIRRIMTMAASKAGGIWANQLSFSSCSMAVIQYFSSVSIMSPGNIPMHWEHLLNTLSLFKLPIRREDRKYPRCIKPKPSKYPHKKKNASQLN
- a CDS encoding SymE family type I addiction module toxin, with translation MAEYHHTPEPGPAKGKYPIYRKLTVLETTRESAPKTRGIGINYVPVSLEPCLVLRGKWLRRAGFTAGKKVLVVIHQDELTIKPQPLG
- a CDS encoding DUF2589 domain-containing protein, with amino-acid sequence MAGELVQMSDQFQGLPMDTLIGGPLTAACDAQVMLAKATSDFITDVGFDEQKKVRMVDFSFSKPEHKENPDGTIDIVRSDYEVSVPFISIVSVPTLQVDNVDVSFNMEVKSSFSESKKSDRQAAFSAEGGGRIGPFSVKVKVSGSVSSSSATERKSDNSAKYGVQVTAKQTGTPEGLSRVMDILQQSIAPVPKGAAAATDSN